Proteins from a single region of Parambassis ranga chromosome 16, fParRan2.1, whole genome shotgun sequence:
- the ifnlr1 gene encoding interferon lambda receptor 1 has translation MKMWYTNVMILLLFCNGCLSTGDRNVFFVSTNFYNVLHWEPVEAAFPGQKVLYTVEYRSDQNQTFQIKKECQNIPNLFCNLTEETPSLYDVYYTAKVLVNGSYVGHTNRFRPLAETTLGPPILSTHTTASTLYVNIALPTGPNGVPISDIIAQSKNGISRTIPLYTLQITSPEWAALTIESESEQFVINLKSNQIQYCGFVVYRPSTDWGRSASEKASFCVMQDNSRMLWQVLFVSATVLGVVVIMSVVCACRYVKGGKSKDIPQALKIHSGTHKVPLFPDKNLIISKIAQGSQTDQITYAKIQAMANVSSTGSGGYSPQDIPCHAWQDSSGSCVGSGAHTTTPQVEDTSAQSSEIYVAVANHIPAEEQEDFQQATTEHRETSQPGAASGESWDTGWVRPQLTFSEAPTLPDVDPCESSSARPLLLNTVRDNKGQLVLPLLSVQFHSGSGETASPLTPDRKPLLSDILDSFDEPSLAPLQRFDSSDSGCDDCDTPTHQYCNSHYHPSQPYFHQGCSGTQSNNGAFESGYKQNWMPAILCGHSSTDSCEYRRTNSPWNWTASQMEEENEEGEEDEGRGGDGKSNQIVLGKWIVQIPE, from the exons ATGAAGATGTGGTATACCAACGTTATGATCCTTCTCCTATTCTGCAATG GTTGTCTTTCGACTGGTGACCgcaatgtattttttgtgtCCACAAACTTCTACAATGTACTCCACTGGGAACCTGTGGAGGCTGCTTTTCCTGGGCAAAAGGTGCTCTACACTGTCGAGTACCGGAG TGATCAAAATCAAACATTCCAGATTAAGAAGGAGTGTCAAAACATTCCCAACCTGTTCTGTAATCTGACTGAAGAAACGCCATCGCTCTATGACGTTTACTACACTGCTAAGGTGTTGGTTAATGGCTCCTATGTAGGCCACACCAACAGATTTAGACCTTTGGCAGAAA cTACTCTTGGCCCGCCCATCTTGTCTACGCACACAACAGCATCAACCCTGTATGTCAACATCGCCCTCCCCACAGGGCCAAACGGAGTGCCCATCTCAGACATCATAGCACAGAGCAAAAATGGGATCAGCAGAACTATACCTCTTTATACCCTACAAATCACCAGCCCAGAGTGGGCTGCTCTG ACCATAGAGAGCGAAAGTGAGCAGTTCGTCATCAACCTAAAGAGCAACCAAATACAGTACTGTGGCTTTGTGGTCTACAGGCCGTCTACTGACTGGGGTCGCTCAGCGAGTGAGAAGGCTTCGTTCTGTGTAATGCAGG acAATTCCCGGATGCTTTGGCAGGTGCTTTTCGTGAGTGCCACTGTTCTGGGAGTTGTCGTCATAATGTCAGTTGTTTGTGCATGCAGATATGTGAAGGGTGGAAAGTCAAAAGACATACCACAAGCATTG AAAATCCACTCTGGGACCCATAAAGTACCACTGTTTCCAGACAAGAATCTCATCATTTCCAAAATAGCACAAGGTTCTCAAACTGACCAAATAACCTATGCCAAAATTCAGGCAATGGCAAATGTGTCCTCCACTGGGTCGGGAGGTTATTCCCCGCAGGACATCCCCTGCCATGCCTGGCAAGACAGCTCTGGCTCCTGCGTGGGCTCAGGTGCTCACACTACAACCCCGCAAGTAGAGGACACGAGCGCCCAGTCCTCTGAGATCTATGTTGCGGTGGCTAACCACATCCCTGCTGAAGAGCAGGAAGACTTTCAGCAGGCTACCACTGAACACAGAGAAACTAGTCAACCAGGGGCAGCCAGTGGAGAAAGCTGGGATACAGGTTGGGTGAGGCCACAGCTGACATTTTCGGAGGCACCGACACTACCTGATGTTGATCCCTGTGAGAGTAGTTCAGCCAGGCCGCTGCTGCTTAACACAGTACGGGACAACAAAGGACAACTCGTGTTGCCGTTACTCTCTGTTCAGTTTCATAGCGGCAGCGGTGAAACAGCTTCACCACTGACCCCAGACAGGAAACCCCTGTTATCAGACATTTTGGACTCCTTTGACGAGCCGTCGTTAGCACCCTTGCAGAGGTTTGACAGCTCAGACTCCGGCTGTGACGACTGTGACACTCCAACACATCAGTACTGCAACTCCCATTACCACCCGTCTCAACCTTATTTTCACCAGGGATGTTCAGGGACACAATCTAACAATGGTGCGTTTGAATCAGGCTACAAACAAAACTGGATGCCTGCAATACTTTGTGGACATTCAtccacagacagctgtgaaTACAGAAGGACAAACTCTCCTTGGAATTGGACTGCTTCTCAAATGGAGGAGGAAAACGAGGAAGGCGAGGAagatgaaggcagaggaggagatgggaaATCCAACCAAATTGTTCTGGGAAAGTGGATAGTTCAAATTCCAGAATAA